CAGTTGCTCGTCGGTCCGCCAGGAACGCGGCTCCCAGTACGAGGTCGCGCCGACCGCCCGGTCGGAGGCGAGGGAGATCTGCGCGTAGGGCGCGAGTCTGCCGGTCGCCGCGCGGGCGAGCTGGGCGTCGACGTAGTCACCGACCTCGTGCGCTCTCGGCACCCAGGTGAAGTCGTACGTCTGCCGGTTCTCCTCCGCCGCCACCGCCAGCTCGGCCGTGTGCCGTCGCTCCAGCGGCTCCAGGCGCACCAGCGCGCCCTCGAGAACCGGTCCCTCCAGCTTGAAACTCACCCGTCACTGCCCTTCCGCAGTACCTTCGCCAGTTCCGCGAACGCCTCGTGGAAACCGGGGAAAGTCTTGCGGACACAGCCCGGGTCGTCGAACGAGATTCCGGGGATGCGCAGTCCGGTCACCGCGAAGGACATGACGATGCGGTGGTCACCGTAGGTCTTGATGTCGGCGCCCGTGAGGGAACCGCCCGGACGAGAACCGCCCGCGCCGGGCCTGATCTCGATCCAGTCGGGGCCGGTCGCCACCTCGGCGCCCAGCCGCCGGAGATTCTCCGCGCAGGCCTCCAGGCGGTCGCACTCCTTCACCCGTGTGTTCGCCACGTCCTCGATGCGTACGGGGCCGGAGGCGAAGGGGGCGATCGCGGCGAGGGTCGGCATGGTGTCGGAGATGTCCCGCATGTTGACCGTGACGCCGTGGAGTTCACCGGTCCCGGACACGGTCGTACGGTCCGCGCCGACGTCCACCCGGGCGCCCATCCGCCGCAGTACGTCCACGAAGCCCAGGTCGCCCTGGAGCGCGCGCTCGCCGAGACCCGGCACGGTCACCTCGCCGCCGGTCAGCGCGGCCGCCGCGAAGAAGTAGCTCGCGGTGGAGGCGTCGGGTTCGATCGCGTAGGTCGTGGCCCGGTAGCCGCCCGGCGGGACGACGTACGTGTTCCCCTCGCGCCCCACCTCCACCCCGAACGCCCGCATCATCGCGATCGTGATCTCGACGTACGGCACCGAGACCAGGTCCGTGACGGTGATGCGCAGGCCGGTGCGGGTGAGCGGGCCGAGCAGGAGGAGGGCGGTCAGGTACTGGGAGGACTGGCCGGCGTCCAGCACCACGTCCCCGCCCTCGACGCCGGCCGCCCGCACGGTCAGCGGGTGGTGGCCCTCCGCCTCCTCGTGCCGCAGGTCCACGCCCAGGTCGCGCAGGGCGCGGGTGAGCGGGAGGAGGGGACGGCGGCGCATCTGCGGGGAGGCGTCGAAGCGGTAGGTGCCGTGGCCGGCGGCGGCGAGGGTCGGCAGGAAGCGTGCCGTGGTCGCGCCGTCCCGGCAGTAGACGTCGGCCTCGGCCAGCGCCGGGCCCTGCGGACGGCCGTCGACCTGCCAGGCGTCCGGTGTCCGTCCCACCCGGTAGCCGAGCCGGGTCAGGCCCTCGGCGAACCCCTCGGTGTCGTCGGAGCGAAGGGGGCGCTGGAGGGTGGTGACGCCGTCGGCTGCCGCCGCCAGGAACAGGGCGCGGGCGGTGAGGGACTTGGAACCGGGGATGTCGACGAGGGCCATGCCCCTCATGATCCCGCGCCGGTCCGCTCCGGCGCCGGTACGTCCACGGGATGGACGGGGGTCCAGGCGGTTCCCTCCGGCTGAACAACAGGTTGATCAGCGGGTGCATCAGCAGGTTGAGCAGCGGGTTTATCGGCAGGTTGAGCAGCTGATGGGACGGCAGGTCGAACGACGGGTTGAACGGCGCGTCGCGCGTCGGGGCGGACGGCGTGTCGGACGGCGTGTCGGACGGCGGCTCGACGGGCAGGCCGGGCAACCGGGCGGACGGCTGGGCGGACGGCTGGGCGGGCGGCCGGTCGCGCGGCCGTCCTCGCCGGTGCGAGCGAGGTCAGGGCCACCCCGCCCACCAGCAGTGCCGCCGCGCACCAGCGCAGGCCGCTCACCGGCTCGCCGAGGAACAGGGCGGCCGACGTCATGCCGAAGACGGGGACCAGGAGGGAGAAGGGGGCCACCGTGGACGCCGGGTGGCGGTGCAGCAGCCAGCCCCAGGCGCCGAAGCCGAAGACCGTGGTGACCCAGGCGACGTAGCCGACCGTGCCGGCGCCCTGCCAGTCCAGCGCGCGCAGCGCGGCCAGGTCCCGCGACGGGCCCTCGGTCAGCAGGGAGAGGGCGAGCAGGGGCAGCACCGGGACCGTGCTCACCCACACCATGAAGTTCAGCGGGTCCGGCGGGGAGGCCCTGCGGGTGAGGACGTTCGACGCGCCCCAGCAGGCCGCCGCCGCGATGACCAGCGCGAACGCGCCGAGCGAACCGGAGGCGCCCTCGTCGACCGCGGCCACCCCTATCCCGGCGAGGGCCACGGCCATGCCCAGCAGCCGGACCCGGGTCGGACGTTCGCCGAGCACCACGAAGGCGATGCCGGCCGTGAACACCGACTGGATCTGGAGAACCAGCGACGACAGGCCGGCCGGCATGCCCGCGTCCATGCCGACGAACAGCAGCCCGAACTTCGCCACCCCCAGCACCAGGCCCACCGCCACGATCCACTTCCAGGCCACCTTCGGGCGGCCCACGAAGAACACCGCGGGCAGGGCCGCCACCAGGAAACGCAGGGCCGAGAAGAGCAGCGGCGGGAAGTGGCCGAGGCCGATCTCGACGACGGTGAAGTTCACGCCCCAGACGGCGGCGACGAGGACGGCGAGGGCGAGGTGGGCGGGTCGCATACGCCGAGGATCACCCGCCCTGACCGTGAAGCACCAGCGATGATTACTGCATGGTTGGATGAAGGAACGCTACCGATTGGACTCACGGTGCTCGATCTCCAGCGACTGCGCGCCCTGCACGCCGTCTCCGTCCACGGCACCGTCGGCGCCGCGGCCGCCGCTCTCGGCTACACCCCGTCGGCGGTCTCCCAGCAGATCACCAAGCTGGAACGGGAGACCCGGACGGTGCTGCTGGAGCGGGCGGGGCGCGGTATCAGGCTCACCGACGAGGCGCTCCAACTCGCCGCCACGGCGAAGGAGTTGCTGGCGATCGTCGAGCGGGCCGAGACCGGGCTCGAGGAGCGGCGCGGGGTGCCGGCCGGGCGGCTGACCATCGCCGCGTTCGCCTCGGCGGCGCGCGGACTGCTGCCGTCCGTCCTCGCCGACCTGGCCCGTCGGCACCCGGCCCTGGACGCCCGGCTCACCGAGGTCGACCCGCACCTGTCCGTGGACCTGGTGGCGAAGGGGGCCGTCGACCTCGCCGTCGCGCACGACTGGGACATCGTGCCGCTGCCCGCCCCGGCGGGTGTCGAACACGCGGTGATCGGCGACGACGCATGCGATCTGCTGGTGCCCGAGGGTCATCCCTTCGCCGGGCGGACGGGCGTGCGGCGGGAGGAGCTGGGCGGTGAGCGGTGGATCTGCCAGCCGCCGGGCCGGGTCTGCCACGACTGGCTGGTGCGCACGCTGCGGACGGCGGGGCACGAGCCCGACCTCGTCCACACGGCCGAGGAGAATCCGACCCTCGTCGCCCTGGTGGCCGCCGGCCTCGGGGTCGCGCTCATCCCCCGCCTCGGGCGCGGCCCACTGCCGGCCGGGGTCGTGGAGGTCCCGCTCGACCCGACGCCCGTACGGCGGCTGTACGCACTGTGGCGCACGGGGGCGGCC
The sequence above is a segment of the Streptomyces asoensis genome. Coding sequences within it:
- the aroA gene encoding 3-phosphoshikimate 1-carboxyvinyltransferase; the protein is MALVDIPGSKSLTARALFLAAAADGVTTLQRPLRSDDTEGFAEGLTRLGYRVGRTPDAWQVDGRPQGPALAEADVYCRDGATTARFLPTLAAAGHGTYRFDASPQMRRRPLLPLTRALRDLGVDLRHEEAEGHHPLTVRAAGVEGGDVVLDAGQSSQYLTALLLLGPLTRTGLRITVTDLVSVPYVEITIAMMRAFGVEVGREGNTYVVPPGGYRATTYAIEPDASTASYFFAAAALTGGEVTVPGLGERALQGDLGFVDVLRRMGARVDVGADRTTVSGTGELHGVTVNMRDISDTMPTLAAIAPFASGPVRIEDVANTRVKECDRLEACAENLRRLGAEVATGPDWIEIRPGAGGSRPGGSLTGADIKTYGDHRIVMSFAVTGLRIPGISFDDPGCVRKTFPGFHEAFAELAKVLRKGSDG
- a CDS encoding LysR family transcriptional regulator; this encodes MLDLQRLRALHAVSVHGTVGAAAAALGYTPSAVSQQITKLERETRTVLLERAGRGIRLTDEALQLAATAKELLAIVERAETGLEERRGVPAGRLTIAAFASAARGLLPSVLADLARRHPALDARLTEVDPHLSVDLVAKGAVDLAVAHDWDIVPLPAPAGVEHAVIGDDACDLLVPEGHPFAGRTGVRREELGGERWICQPPGRVCHDWLVRTLRTAGHEPDLVHTAEENPTLVALVAAGLGVALIPRLGRGPLPAGVVEVPLDPTPVRRLYALWRTGAARRPAIAEAVRVLREEWPRASAHQAPRATDRTPPGQG